One stretch of Micromonospora echinospora DNA includes these proteins:
- the truA gene encoding tRNA pseudouridine(38-40) synthase TruA: protein MDERIRLRLDVSYDGKDFSGWAPQPTRRTVAGVLMQTLDLVLGAGTATGLTVAGRTDAGVHATGQVCHLDLPAAVWREHEGRLLRRLARLLPPDVRVRAMTEVPADFDARFSATFRRYEYRVTDAPWGAEPLRRGDTLAWPKPLDLAALNASAAGLVGEHDFAAYCRRKENATTLREVTRLDWRRDPDGILVATVQADAFCQNMVRSLVGAMLVAGDGRRPVQWPAGLLTRRERSSEVTVAPAHGLALVEVGYPADPAEYARRAEETRRLRVPVAEG, encoded by the coding sequence GTGGACGAGCGGATCCGGCTGCGGCTGGACGTCTCGTACGACGGCAAGGACTTCTCCGGCTGGGCGCCCCAGCCGACCCGGCGCACAGTGGCCGGCGTGCTCATGCAGACGCTGGACCTGGTGCTCGGCGCGGGCACGGCGACCGGTCTCACAGTGGCCGGGCGTACCGACGCCGGGGTGCACGCCACCGGGCAGGTCTGCCACCTCGACCTGCCCGCTGCGGTGTGGCGGGAGCACGAGGGGCGGTTGCTGCGCCGGCTGGCCCGGCTCCTCCCGCCGGACGTGCGGGTACGCGCGATGACCGAGGTGCCGGCCGACTTCGACGCCCGGTTCTCGGCCACGTTCCGGCGCTACGAGTACCGGGTCACCGACGCCCCGTGGGGCGCCGAGCCGCTGCGCCGCGGGGACACGCTGGCCTGGCCCAAGCCGCTGGACCTGGCGGCTCTCAACGCCTCCGCCGCGGGTCTGGTGGGCGAGCACGACTTCGCCGCGTACTGCCGGCGCAAGGAGAACGCGACCACGCTGCGCGAGGTGACCCGGCTGGACTGGCGGCGCGACCCGGACGGGATCCTGGTGGCCACCGTCCAGGCCGACGCGTTCTGCCAGAACATGGTGCGCAGCCTGGTGGGGGCGATGCTTGTCGCCGGGGACGGGCGGCGGCCGGTCCAGTGGCCGGCCGGCCTGCTGACCCGCCGGGAGCGGTCCAGCGAGGTGACAGTGGCGCCCGCGCACGGCCTGGCCCTGGTCGAGGTGGGCTACCCGGCCGACCCGGCCGAGTACGCCCGCCGCGCCGAGGAGACCCGCCGGTTGCGGGTGCCGGTGGCCGAGGGCTGA
- a CDS encoding DUF559 domain-containing protein, whose translation MSVPARVPRNLAILPFRGGRAVSEGLLTWTMLRGPTWIRLPPDVYVHRDGYRADDHRMWCEAVALRLPPGGVLAGRSAAWLFGGDVLTRDAPVTVLLPTAARLRPHPRLRLVRSPLPERDRTLVGGLPVTTPLRTAFDLGRQGSLAEALVAVDVLLRRRVVKLPVLRAYAADRPGWPGAPLLREVLALAEPLSESPMETRLRLLLLDAGLGPLTAQHEVRAGGRFVARVDLAWPALRLAVEYDGDHHRERAHFRRDVARLNALRAAGWLVLRFTADDVLRRPDATVALVRQALAERRATAANH comes from the coding sequence ATGTCCGTTCCCGCCCGCGTTCCGCGCAACCTTGCGATCCTGCCGTTCCGGGGCGGCCGCGCCGTCTCCGAAGGGCTGCTCACCTGGACGATGCTGCGCGGGCCGACGTGGATCCGCCTGCCGCCGGACGTGTACGTGCACCGGGACGGATACCGCGCCGACGACCACCGGATGTGGTGCGAGGCGGTCGCGTTGCGCCTGCCTCCGGGTGGCGTGCTGGCGGGGCGCAGCGCCGCATGGCTGTTCGGCGGGGACGTGCTCACCCGCGACGCGCCGGTCACCGTACTGCTGCCGACTGCTGCTCGACTGCGACCGCACCCACGGTTGCGGTTGGTCCGGTCGCCGCTGCCGGAGCGGGACCGCACCCTCGTCGGCGGTCTGCCGGTCACCACCCCGCTGCGTACCGCGTTCGACCTGGGCCGACAGGGCTCACTCGCCGAGGCGTTGGTCGCCGTCGACGTGCTGCTGCGTCGCCGGGTAGTGAAGCTGCCCGTCCTGCGGGCCTACGCCGCCGACCGGCCGGGCTGGCCCGGCGCTCCGCTGTTGCGCGAGGTGCTGGCGCTGGCCGAGCCGTTGAGCGAGTCCCCGATGGAGACACGGCTACGGTTGCTCCTCCTCGACGCCGGTCTCGGCCCGCTCACCGCCCAGCACGAGGTACGCGCGGGCGGACGCTTCGTGGCCCGGGTGGACCTGGCCTGGCCGGCACTCCGCCTCGCGGTCGAGTACGACGGCGACCACCACCGGGAGCGGGCTCACTTCCGGCGGGACGTGGCGCGCCTGAACGCGCTGCGCGCGGCCGGGTGGCTCGTACTCCGGTTCACCGCCGACGACGTGCTACGCCGGCCCGACGCCACTGTCGCCCTGGTGCGCCAGGCCCTGGCAGAACGTCGTGCCACCGCAGCAAACCACTGA
- a CDS encoding aldo/keto reductase, whose protein sequence is MDLVSEMTYRRLGDSGLVVSVVGIGCNNFGRKLDIDGTRAVVDAALDAGINFFDTADIYGEPQGASEELLGQALKGRREDVVVATKFGMDMHGANGPDHDARGARRYIARAVEASLRRLGTDHIDLYQMHEPDPGTPIDETLAALDDLVTAGKVRYLGNSNFAGWQIADADWTASSQGRTRFISAQNHYSLLERGAENEVIPACERFGLGMLPFFPLANGLLTGKYKRGEAPPSGSRLAGGGRYAERLAAARWDVIEAIEAYAAERGISMLQVAIGGLAARPAVTSVIAGATTPDQVKSNAQAGTWQPTDEDLDALDAIL, encoded by the coding sequence GTGGATCTCGTGAGTGAGATGACCTATCGCCGGCTGGGCGACTCCGGGCTCGTGGTGTCCGTGGTCGGCATCGGCTGCAACAACTTCGGCCGCAAACTCGACATCGACGGCACCCGGGCGGTGGTGGACGCCGCCCTCGACGCCGGGATCAACTTCTTCGACACCGCCGACATCTACGGCGAGCCGCAGGGCGCCTCCGAGGAACTGCTCGGCCAGGCGCTCAAGGGCCGCCGCGAGGATGTGGTGGTGGCCACCAAGTTCGGCATGGACATGCACGGCGCGAACGGGCCCGACCACGACGCCCGGGGCGCCCGCCGCTACATCGCCCGCGCCGTCGAGGCGTCGCTGCGCCGACTCGGCACCGACCACATCGACCTCTACCAGATGCACGAGCCCGACCCGGGCACCCCGATCGACGAGACGCTCGCCGCGCTCGACGACCTGGTGACCGCCGGCAAGGTCCGCTACCTGGGCAACTCCAACTTCGCCGGCTGGCAGATCGCCGACGCCGACTGGACCGCGTCGTCGCAGGGGCGTACCCGCTTCATCTCCGCGCAGAACCACTACTCGCTGCTTGAGCGCGGGGCGGAGAACGAGGTGATCCCGGCGTGCGAGCGGTTCGGCCTCGGCATGCTGCCGTTCTTCCCGCTCGCCAACGGGCTGCTCACCGGCAAGTACAAGCGGGGCGAGGCACCCCCGTCCGGCAGCCGCCTGGCCGGTGGCGGCCGGTACGCCGAGCGGCTGGCCGCCGCGCGCTGGGACGTCATCGAGGCGATCGAGGCGTACGCGGCCGAGCGCGGGATCAGCATGCTCCAGGTGGCCATCGGCGGCCTGGCGGCGCGTCCCGCCGTGACGTCGGTGATCGCCGGAGCGACCACCCCCGACCAGGTGAAGTCCAACGCCCAGGCCGGAACGTGGCAGCCCACCGACGAGGACCTGGACGCCCTGGACGCCATCCTCTGA
- a CDS encoding ABC-F family ATP-binding cassette domain-containing protein → MGYVDVAGVGHILPDGRELFADVSFRVGEGAKVALVGPNGAGKTTLLRMVAGDLPVKTGAIARSGGLGVMRQFIGMIGDESTLADLALSLAPPALRDAGRRLAETEAAMRAAEVRGKFSSTAAKAQLGYAEALAAWGETGGYDAEVLFDTVATIVLGLPWDSARDRPVRTLSGGQQKRFALELLLRGPDEVLLLDEPDNFLDVPGKRWLEARLRESAKSVLYVSHDRELLAQTADRVVAVEGGSAWVHPGGFASWHDARLARHARLDELRKRWDEEHQKLRELMLMYKQKAAYNDGMASRYQAAQTRLRKFEEAGPPPVPPKDQDIRMRLTGGRTGKRAVIAEQLELDGLTYPFDLELWYGDRVAVLGANGTGKSHFLRLLARGGTDPEPGNTPVDGAAALAPVAHGGMVRLGARVRPGHFSQTHDRPELMAKTLVEVLWRGDEHRAGMDRHAAMAALSRYELAGQGDQRFGTLSGGQQARFLVLLLELSGATLLLLDEPTDNLDLASAEALEAGLTAFEGTVVAVTHDRWFTRTFDRFVLFRGDGDVVETPEPVWDVG, encoded by the coding sequence GTGGGATACGTGGACGTGGCAGGGGTCGGGCACATCCTCCCGGACGGACGGGAGCTGTTCGCCGACGTGTCGTTCCGCGTCGGCGAAGGTGCCAAGGTGGCGCTCGTCGGCCCGAACGGCGCCGGCAAGACCACGCTGCTGCGCATGGTCGCCGGTGACCTGCCGGTGAAGACCGGCGCGATCGCCCGCTCCGGCGGACTCGGCGTGATGCGGCAGTTCATCGGCATGATCGGGGACGAGTCCACGCTCGCCGACCTGGCGCTCTCCCTCGCCCCGCCGGCGCTGCGCGACGCCGGTCGGCGGCTCGCCGAGACCGAGGCGGCCATGCGGGCGGCCGAGGTCCGCGGCAAGTTCAGCTCCACCGCCGCCAAGGCCCAGCTCGGGTACGCCGAAGCGCTCGCCGCCTGGGGCGAGACCGGCGGGTACGACGCGGAGGTGCTCTTCGACACCGTCGCCACGATCGTGCTGGGCCTGCCCTGGGACAGCGCCCGCGACCGGCCGGTACGCACGCTGTCGGGCGGCCAGCAGAAGCGCTTCGCGCTGGAGCTGCTGCTGCGCGGCCCGGACGAGGTGCTGCTGCTGGACGAGCCGGACAACTTCCTCGACGTACCCGGCAAACGCTGGCTGGAGGCGCGGCTGCGAGAGTCGGCCAAGTCGGTGCTCTACGTCTCGCACGACCGGGAACTGCTGGCGCAGACCGCCGACCGGGTCGTCGCGGTGGAGGGCGGCAGCGCCTGGGTGCACCCGGGCGGCTTCGCGAGCTGGCACGACGCCCGGCTGGCCCGCCACGCCCGCCTCGACGAGCTGCGCAAACGCTGGGACGAGGAGCACCAGAAGCTGCGCGAGCTGATGCTGATGTACAAGCAGAAGGCCGCGTACAACGACGGGATGGCCTCCCGCTACCAGGCGGCGCAGACCCGGTTGCGCAAGTTCGAGGAGGCCGGGCCGCCGCCCGTACCCCCGAAGGACCAGGACATCCGGATGCGCCTGACCGGCGGGCGGACCGGCAAGCGCGCGGTGATCGCCGAGCAGCTGGAGCTGGACGGCCTGACGTACCCGTTCGACCTGGAACTCTGGTACGGCGACCGGGTCGCGGTGCTCGGCGCGAACGGCACCGGCAAGTCGCACTTCCTGCGCCTGCTGGCCCGGGGCGGCACCGACCCGGAGCCGGGCAACACCCCGGTCGACGGCGCCGCCGCGCTCGCGCCTGTCGCGCACGGCGGCATGGTCCGGCTCGGCGCGCGCGTGCGACCGGGACACTTCTCGCAGACCCACGACCGGCCCGAGCTGATGGCGAAGACGCTGGTCGAGGTGCTGTGGCGCGGCGACGAGCACCGGGCCGGCATGGACCGGCACGCCGCCATGGCGGCGCTGTCCCGGTACGAGCTGGCCGGTCAGGGCGACCAGCGGTTCGGCACGCTCTCCGGCGGTCAGCAGGCCCGCTTCCTGGTGCTGCTGCTGGAGCTGTCCGGGGCGACGCTGCTGCTGCTCGACGAGCCCACCGACAACCTCGACCTGGCCTCGGCCGAGGCGCTGGAAGCCGGGCTGACCGCGTTCGAGGGAACGGTGGTCGCGGTCACCCACGACAGGTGGTTCACCCGTACCTTCGACCGGTTCGTGCTGTTCCGGGGCGACGGCGACGTGGTGGAGACGCCGGAACCGGTCTGGGACGTGGGCTGA
- the thiE gene encoding thiamine phosphate synthase gives MLSLGRLHLITDTRPGRDPLAVLRAALPVAGAELVVQVRVEDDATDREAYELARLVVDACRPYGARCLVNDRLHVALAVDAAGGHVGADDLPVAAARRVLGPDAVLGATAREPVGARAAVDAGAGYLGVGPCHVTTTKSGLPEPIGPEGIRAVAEAVTVPVIAIGGVTAASVPELRAAGAYGVAVVGALSGAADPAHATAELMRALTC, from the coding sequence GTGCTGTCCCTGGGACGACTGCATCTCATCACCGACACCCGGCCGGGGCGTGACCCGCTCGCGGTGCTGCGTGCCGCCCTGCCGGTGGCCGGCGCCGAACTCGTCGTGCAGGTGCGCGTCGAGGACGACGCGACCGACCGGGAGGCGTACGAGCTGGCCCGGCTGGTGGTCGACGCCTGCCGGCCGTACGGGGCGCGGTGCCTGGTGAACGATCGGCTGCACGTGGCGCTCGCGGTGGACGCCGCCGGTGGCCACGTCGGCGCGGACGACCTGCCGGTGGCCGCCGCGCGCCGGGTACTCGGCCCGGACGCCGTGCTGGGCGCGACCGCCCGGGAACCGGTGGGCGCCCGCGCCGCTGTGGACGCCGGCGCCGGCTACCTGGGTGTGGGCCCGTGCCACGTCACCACCACCAAGTCCGGCCTGCCGGAACCGATCGGTCCTGAGGGGATACGCGCGGTCGCCGAGGCGGTGACCGTGCCGGTGATCGCGATCGGCGGGGTGACCGCCGCGAGCGTGCCGGAGCTGCGGGCCGCCGGGGCGTACGGGGTGGCCGTGGTGGGGGCGCTGAGCGGCGCAGCCGATCCCGCGCATGCCACCGCCGAGCTGATGCGGGCGCTGACGTGTTAA
- a CDS encoding class I SAM-dependent methyltransferase, with product MTGDHYFTAEPTAPARPREVEFTVGGRDYTLGSAAGVFSADRLDPGTAVLLRKAELPDAGVTGALLDIGCGFGPITCVLAANAPKATVWAVDVNERARALTTANAARIDAADRVHAVAPDELPDDVTFTQIWSNPPIHIGKPELHGLLLRWLPRLTPDGVAWLVVARHLGGDSLHRWLVEQGWSVERHASQKGYRVLRVTR from the coding sequence GTGACCGGCGACCATTACTTCACCGCTGAGCCAACGGCCCCGGCGCGTCCGCGCGAGGTCGAGTTCACAGTCGGCGGGCGCGACTACACGCTCGGCTCCGCCGCGGGCGTCTTCTCCGCCGACCGGCTCGACCCCGGCACCGCGGTCCTGCTGCGCAAGGCCGAACTGCCGGACGCCGGCGTCACCGGCGCGCTGCTCGACATCGGCTGCGGCTTCGGCCCGATCACCTGCGTCCTCGCCGCGAACGCGCCGAAGGCCACGGTCTGGGCGGTGGACGTCAACGAGCGGGCCCGCGCCCTCACCACCGCCAACGCGGCCCGGATCGACGCCGCCGACCGCGTCCACGCCGTCGCGCCCGACGAACTGCCGGACGACGTCACCTTCACCCAGATCTGGTCCAACCCGCCGATCCACATCGGCAAGCCGGAGCTGCACGGCCTGCTGCTGCGCTGGCTGCCGCGGCTCACCCCGGACGGCGTGGCCTGGCTCGTCGTCGCCCGGCACCTCGGCGGCGACTCGCTGCACCGCTGGCTCGTCGAGCAGGGCTGGTCAGTCGAGCGGCACGCCAGCCAGAAGGGCTACCGGGTGCTGCGGGTCACCCGGTAA
- the rplQ gene encoding 50S ribosomal protein L17: protein MPTPTKGPRLGGSPAHERLMLANLATALFQHGKIQTTETKARRLRPLAEQLITKAKRGDLASRRRVLGVVKDKDVVYALFDQIAPRYANRNGGYTRIVKTGPRKGDAAPMAIIELVEELQVAEPKANKKTAARKAAQQDKVEALAPAEEKPRSSEGDQDAEAPVSASGDTAAAREDSDEATENDKA, encoded by the coding sequence ATGCCCACGCCCACCAAGGGCCCCCGCCTCGGCGGCAGCCCCGCGCACGAGCGGCTGATGCTGGCCAACCTGGCCACCGCGCTGTTCCAGCACGGCAAGATCCAGACCACCGAGACGAAGGCCCGGCGGCTCCGTCCGCTGGCCGAGCAGCTCATCACCAAGGCCAAGCGTGGCGACCTCGCCTCGCGCCGCCGGGTGCTGGGCGTCGTCAAGGACAAGGACGTGGTCTACGCCCTGTTCGACCAGATCGCGCCCCGGTACGCCAACCGCAACGGTGGCTACACCCGGATCGTGAAGACCGGTCCGCGCAAGGGTGACGCCGCTCCGATGGCGATCATCGAGCTGGTGGAGGAGCTTCAGGTCGCCGAGCCGAAGGCGAACAAGAAGACCGCCGCCCGCAAGGCCGCGCAGCAGGACAAGGTCGAGGCCCTGGCCCCGGCGGAGGAGAAGCCGCGCTCCAGCGAGGGTGACCAGGACGCCGAGGCCCCGGTCTCCGCGTCGGGTGACACCGCCGCCGCCCGTGAGGACAGCGACGAGGCCACCGAGAACGACAAGGCCTGA
- the rpsD gene encoding 30S ribosomal protein S4, producing the protein MARYTGADCRRCRREKMKLFLKGSKCDGPKCPFESRPFPPGQHGRGRTKETEYLLQLREKQKARRVYGVLEKQFRGYYEEAVSKEAKTGEVLLQILESRLDNVVYRAGYAKSRDMARQLVKHGHFTVNGKKVDIPSYRVKEHDIVEVRAKSKELTPFLVAQGEAGSRTVPAWLEAIPSQMKILVHSLPARQVIDTQVQEQLIVELYSK; encoded by the coding sequence GTTGCCGGCGGGAGAAGATGAAGCTGTTCCTCAAGGGCAGCAAGTGCGATGGCCCGAAGTGCCCGTTCGAGTCCCGGCCGTTCCCGCCCGGGCAGCACGGCCGCGGCCGCACGAAGGAGACGGAGTACCTGCTCCAGCTTCGTGAGAAGCAGAAGGCCCGTCGTGTCTACGGCGTGCTGGAGAAGCAGTTCCGCGGCTACTACGAAGAGGCCGTGAGCAAGGAGGCCAAGACCGGCGAGGTCCTGCTGCAGATCCTTGAGTCGCGGCTGGACAACGTGGTCTACCGGGCCGGCTACGCCAAGTCCCGGGACATGGCCCGTCAGCTGGTCAAGCACGGCCACTTCACGGTGAACGGCAAGAAGGTCGACATCCCGTCGTACCGCGTCAAGGAGCACGACATCGTCGAGGTGCGTGCGAAGAGCAAGGAGCTCACCCCGTTCCTCGTGGCGCAGGGTGAGGCCGGCTCGCGGACCGTTCCGGCGTGGCTGGAGGCGATCCCGAGCCAGATGAAGATCCTCGTGCACTCGCTCCCGGCCCGCCAGGTGATCGACACCCAGGTCCAGGAGCAGCTGATCGTCGAGCTCTACTCCAAGTAA
- a CDS encoding DNA-directed RNA polymerase subunit alpha, which produces MLISQRPSLSEESINETRSRFTIEPLEPGFGYTLGNSLRRTLLSSIPGAAVTSIKIDGVLHEFTTIPGVKEDVVELVMNIKELCVSSEHDEPVSMYLRKQGPGDVTAGDIQPPAGVSVHNPDLKLATLNGKGRLDMELTVERGRGYVTAAQNKQAGAEIGRIPVDSIYSPVLKVTYRVEATRVEQRTDFDRLIIDVETKPSMGPRTALASAGSTLVELFGLARELDETAEGIDIGPSPQDAQLAADLALPIEELDLTVRSYNCLKREGINSVGELIGRTEADLLDIRNFGQKSIDEVKMKLAGMGLGLKDSAPNFDPAHVVDAFGEADYDTDDYRETEQL; this is translated from the coding sequence ATGCTCATCAGCCAGCGACCGTCTCTCTCCGAAGAGTCGATCAACGAGACCCGCTCCCGGTTCACCATCGAGCCGCTGGAGCCCGGCTTCGGCTACACGCTGGGCAACTCGCTGCGGCGTACGCTGCTGTCCTCCATCCCGGGTGCGGCGGTCACCTCGATCAAGATCGACGGTGTGCTGCACGAGTTCACCACGATCCCCGGGGTCAAGGAGGACGTGGTCGAGCTCGTCATGAACATCAAGGAGCTGTGCGTCAGCTCCGAGCACGACGAGCCGGTCAGCATGTACCTGCGTAAGCAGGGCCCGGGCGACGTGACCGCCGGTGACATCCAGCCGCCGGCCGGTGTCTCGGTGCACAACCCGGACCTGAAGCTCGCCACCCTCAACGGCAAGGGCCGGCTCGACATGGAGCTGACCGTCGAGCGGGGTCGCGGCTACGTCACGGCGGCGCAGAACAAGCAGGCGGGCGCCGAGATCGGCCGGATCCCGGTCGACTCGATCTACTCGCCGGTGCTCAAGGTGACGTACCGGGTCGAGGCGACGCGTGTCGAGCAGCGGACCGACTTCGACCGGCTGATCATCGATGTCGAGACCAAGCCGTCGATGGGCCCGCGTACCGCGCTGGCCTCGGCCGGCTCGACGCTGGTGGAGCTGTTCGGGCTCGCCCGTGAGCTGGACGAGACCGCCGAGGGCATCGACATCGGGCCGTCCCCGCAGGACGCCCAGCTGGCGGCGGACCTCGCCCTGCCGATCGAGGAGCTGGACCTGACCGTCCGCTCCTACAACTGCCTCAAGCGCGAGGGCATCAACTCCGTTGGTGAGCTCATCGGGCGTACCGAGGCCGACCTTCTCGACATCCGCAACTTCGGCCAGAAGTCGATCGACGAGGTCAAGATGAAGCTCGCCGGGATGGGCCTGGGGCTGAAGGACTCGGCTCCGAACTTCGACCCGGCGCACGTCGTGGACGCCTTCGGTGAGGCGGACTACGACACCGACGACTACCGCGAGACCGAGCAGCTCTAG